A single window of Microbacterium oryzae DNA harbors:
- a CDS encoding MFS transporter encodes MSTPPSHAPWRRRLLDRLRRKEAEERRLTIDDVTIVDRPMLKKAIAGTVVGNLMEWYDIGIYGYLAVIIGRMFLPDAEAGAQSLFSLGVFAVTFVARPLGGVVLGQLGDRLGRQRVLAFTLIMMAAATFLIGVLPDYSVIGIWAPILLIVLKLLQGFSTGGEYAGATTFITEYAPDRRRGFYASLLDCGSYMGFAIGAAFVSVLQLTLSPDAMDSFAWRIPFLVALPLGAIAIYFRLKIEDTPAFREAQEAAERAQEEARDSAEAPKGVLQLLRSFWRELLTAFVLVAAANTVGYALTSYMPTYLTGTLGYDEVHGTLLTLPVLVAMSTAIPFTGMLSDRIGRRKVLFIGAVTAIVLAIPSFLFMMHGAIWSTLLGLILLAVPVTFYVANLASSLPALFPTSSRYGGMGISYNLSVAIFAGTAPFIMEALVQMTGSALAPAFYVIGTSAAGFLAILALRESARRPLPGAMPTVATQQEAIDLVRTQDDNPDLDLDELFPERREEV; translated from the coding sequence CCTCACCATCGACGACGTCACGATCGTCGACCGCCCCATGCTCAAGAAGGCGATCGCCGGCACCGTCGTCGGCAACCTCATGGAGTGGTACGACATCGGGATCTACGGCTACCTCGCCGTGATCATCGGGCGGATGTTCCTCCCCGACGCCGAGGCCGGCGCGCAGTCCCTCTTCTCCCTCGGTGTCTTCGCCGTGACCTTCGTAGCGCGACCGCTGGGCGGCGTGGTGCTCGGGCAGCTCGGAGACCGGCTGGGGCGCCAGCGCGTCCTCGCGTTCACGCTCATCATGATGGCGGCGGCCACCTTCCTCATCGGCGTGCTGCCCGACTACTCCGTCATCGGCATCTGGGCGCCGATCCTGCTGATCGTGCTGAAGCTCCTGCAGGGCTTCTCGACGGGCGGCGAGTACGCCGGGGCGACGACGTTCATCACGGAGTACGCGCCCGACCGCCGACGCGGGTTCTACGCCTCGCTCCTCGACTGCGGCTCCTACATGGGCTTCGCGATCGGCGCCGCGTTCGTCTCCGTGCTCCAGCTGACGCTCTCGCCGGACGCCATGGACAGCTTCGCCTGGCGCATCCCGTTCCTCGTCGCGCTGCCCCTCGGCGCCATCGCCATCTACTTCCGGCTGAAGATCGAGGACACCCCGGCCTTCCGGGAGGCTCAGGAGGCGGCGGAGCGCGCGCAGGAGGAGGCCCGCGACTCCGCGGAGGCGCCGAAGGGCGTGCTCCAGCTGCTGCGCAGCTTCTGGCGCGAGCTCCTCACGGCGTTCGTGCTCGTCGCCGCCGCGAACACCGTCGGCTACGCCCTCACGTCGTACATGCCCACCTACCTCACCGGCACGCTCGGCTACGACGAGGTGCACGGCACGCTGCTGACGCTCCCCGTCCTCGTCGCGATGTCGACGGCCATCCCGTTCACCGGCATGCTCTCCGACCGCATCGGGCGCCGGAAGGTGCTCTTCATCGGCGCGGTCACGGCGATCGTGCTCGCCATCCCGTCGTTCCTCTTCATGATGCACGGCGCGATCTGGTCGACGCTGCTCGGGCTCATCCTGCTCGCGGTGCCGGTGACGTTCTACGTGGCGAACCTCGCCTCGTCGCTGCCGGCGCTGTTCCCGACGAGCTCGCGCTACGGCGGGATGGGCATCTCGTACAACCTGTCCGTGGCGATCTTCGCCGGCACCGCGCCGTTCATCATGGAGGCGCTCGTGCAGATGACGGGCTCCGCCCTCGCCCCCGCGTTCTACGTGATCGGCACCTCGGCGGCCGGCTTCCTGGCCATCCTCGCCCTGCGTGAATCGGCGCGACGGCCGCTGCCCGGCGCGATGCCGACCGTGGCCACCCAGCAGGAGGCGATCGACCTCGTCCGCACGCAGGACGACAACCCCGACCTCGACCTCGACGAGCTGTTCCCCGAGCGGCGCGAGGAGGTCTGA
- a CDS encoding bile acid:sodium symporter family protein, with amino-acid sequence MGEVNSSTAPRPSASPGPDRTARLAVTLFPILVLVAGVIGFLFPGTSAVLGPAVPWLLGVIMFCMGLTLTLPDFTRIAKRPWMVLIGVVLQYLIMPLTAWAIAFALGLPPELAAGVILVGCAPGGTASNVVTYLSRGDTALSVTVTTCSTLLAPILTPLLTLWLAGTFLEVPFQSMMVSILQTVLLPVVGGLIVRLVLRGFIDRIQGVFPWLSTVAISLIVTAVVAGSADRIVQAGLVVLVAVILHNGLGLLLGYLAARALRMTQRERRAIAVEVGMQNSGLAASLAAAHFSPLAALPAAVFSVWHNLSGAVFAMIMGRRPVTDEEPLTERAPAPAA; translated from the coding sequence ATTGGAGAGGTGAACAGCTCGACAGCACCACGGCCATCCGCATCGCCCGGCCCCGACCGCACCGCCCGGCTCGCCGTCACGCTCTTCCCGATCCTCGTCCTCGTCGCGGGTGTGATCGGGTTCCTGTTCCCCGGCACGTCGGCCGTTCTCGGCCCCGCGGTCCCCTGGCTCCTCGGCGTGATCATGTTCTGCATGGGCCTGACGCTGACCCTGCCCGACTTCACGCGCATCGCCAAGCGCCCGTGGATGGTGCTCATCGGCGTGGTGCTGCAGTACCTCATCATGCCGCTCACGGCATGGGCCATCGCCTTCGCGCTCGGGCTTCCGCCGGAGCTCGCCGCCGGCGTCATCCTCGTCGGCTGCGCACCGGGCGGCACCGCGTCGAACGTGGTGACCTACCTCTCCCGCGGCGACACGGCTCTGTCGGTCACCGTCACGACCTGCTCGACGCTGCTCGCGCCCATCCTCACGCCGCTGCTCACGCTGTGGCTGGCGGGCACGTTCCTCGAGGTGCCGTTCCAGTCGATGATGGTGTCGATCCTGCAGACCGTGCTGCTGCCGGTCGTCGGCGGGCTCATCGTGCGCCTTGTGCTGCGCGGGTTCATCGACCGGATCCAGGGCGTCTTCCCGTGGCTCTCGACCGTCGCCATCTCGCTCATCGTCACCGCGGTCGTGGCCGGCAGCGCCGACCGCATCGTGCAGGCGGGGCTCGTCGTCCTCGTCGCCGTCATCCTGCACAACGGCCTCGGGCTGCTGCTGGGCTACCTCGCGGCGCGTGCGCTGCGCATGACGCAGCGCGAGCGCCGCGCGATCGCGGTCGAGGTCGGCATGCAGAACTCGGGGCTCGCGGCATCGCTCGCGGCCGCGCACTTCTCGCCGCTCGCGGCGCTGCCGGCGGCCGTCTTCTCCGTCTGGCACAACCTCTCCGGCGCCGTGTTCGCCATGATCATGGGTCGCCGTCCGGTGACCGACGAGGAGCCCCTCACCGAGAGGGCGCCCGCGCCGGCCGCCTGA
- a CDS encoding sodium-dependent transporter, protein MSRTTAAEAVPAREQWTGQIGFILAALGSAVGLGNIWRFPGVAYENGGGAFLIPYLVALLTAGIPILFLDYAIGHRFRGSAPLAFRRIAGKLGEGVGWFQVMICVFIAIYYTAVLAWASSYFVFSWDLRWGDDPAGFFTGDYLQVAAAPITFDFVPSVLIPLVIMWIVALVVLGAGVVKGVQRANVVFIPLLVIGFLILVIRALFLPGAIDGLTAFFTPDFAALADPSVWIAAYSQIFFSLSVAFGIMVTYASYRRRRVNLTAPGLVVAFGNSSFELLAGIGVFSTLGFFAHQQGIGVGELEGLTGVALSFMTFPAIVSQMPGGEWFGALFFGALVLAGLTSLISILEVVIAAVRDKFGLTRAQVVYGLGGVLAVVSILLFATTSGLTALDTIDNWANNIGIVASAIAVSIVILWVRRAGPELAGHLSVLSTFKVGRIWLALVSVVAPVVLVYMLVSKIVELLTDGYSGYPTAYLGIAGWGSVLLMIVGAVVLTATRWRHDPELFEPWPATATLTTKGARR, encoded by the coding sequence ATGTCTCGGACGACGGCAGCCGAAGCGGTGCCTGCACGGGAGCAGTGGACCGGTCAGATCGGCTTCATCCTGGCGGCACTGGGATCGGCCGTGGGGCTCGGCAACATCTGGCGCTTCCCCGGCGTCGCCTACGAGAACGGCGGCGGGGCGTTCCTCATCCCGTATCTCGTCGCGCTCCTCACCGCGGGCATCCCCATCCTCTTCCTCGACTATGCGATCGGGCACCGGTTCCGCGGGTCTGCGCCCCTGGCCTTCCGGCGCATCGCCGGGAAGCTGGGTGAGGGCGTCGGCTGGTTCCAGGTGATGATCTGCGTGTTCATCGCGATCTACTACACGGCCGTCCTCGCGTGGGCGTCGAGCTACTTCGTGTTCTCGTGGGATCTGCGCTGGGGCGACGACCCCGCCGGCTTCTTCACCGGCGACTACCTCCAGGTGGCGGCGGCGCCGATCACCTTCGACTTCGTGCCGAGCGTGCTCATCCCGCTCGTCATCATGTGGATCGTCGCGCTCGTCGTCCTCGGCGCGGGCGTCGTGAAGGGCGTGCAGCGCGCGAACGTCGTCTTCATCCCGCTGCTGGTCATCGGCTTCCTCATCCTCGTCATCCGCGCGCTGTTCCTCCCCGGCGCGATCGACGGTCTCACCGCGTTCTTCACGCCCGACTTCGCCGCGCTGGCGGACCCGTCGGTGTGGATCGCGGCCTACAGCCAGATCTTCTTCTCGCTGTCGGTGGCGTTCGGCATCATGGTGACGTACGCCTCGTACCGTCGGCGTCGCGTGAACCTCACAGCGCCCGGCCTGGTGGTCGCCTTCGGCAACTCGTCGTTCGAGCTGCTGGCCGGCATCGGCGTCTTCTCGACCCTCGGCTTCTTCGCACATCAGCAGGGCATCGGCGTCGGCGAGCTCGAGGGCCTGACCGGCGTCGCGCTGTCGTTCATGACGTTCCCCGCGATCGTGTCGCAGATGCCGGGCGGCGAGTGGTTCGGCGCCCTCTTCTTCGGCGCGCTCGTCCTCGCGGGCCTGACCTCGCTCATCTCCATCCTCGAGGTCGTCATCGCGGCCGTCCGCGACAAGTTCGGCCTGACCCGCGCGCAGGTCGTCTACGGTCTCGGCGGCGTGCTCGCGGTCGTCTCGATCCTCCTCTTCGCGACCACCTCGGGCCTCACCGCGCTCGACACGATCGACAACTGGGCCAACAACATCGGCATCGTCGCCTCCGCGATCGCCGTGTCGATCGTCATCCTCTGGGTGCGTCGCGCCGGGCCCGAACTCGCGGGGCACCTCAGCGTGCTGTCGACGTTCAAGGTAGGCCGCATCTGGCTGGCCCTGGTGTCGGTCGTCGCGCCCGTCGTCCTCGTGTACATGCTCGTCTCGAAGATCGTCGAGCTCCTCACCGACGGATACAGCGGGTATCCCACCGCCTACCTGGGCATCGCGGGCTGGGGTTCGGTCCTCCTCATGATCGTCGGCGCGGTCGTCCTCACCGCCACGCGCTGGCGCCACGACCCCGAGCTGTTCGAGCCCTGGCCCGCGACGGCCACCCTCACCACGAAGGGAGCACGGCGATGA
- a CDS encoding MetS family NSS transporter small subunit produces the protein MTPIAILFFVIAAVLIWGGLAASILFLSARPQVAAYPAGAEDDLDGDD, from the coding sequence ATGACCCCCATCGCGATCCTGTTCTTCGTCATCGCGGCGGTCCTCATCTGGGGCGGCCTGGCGGCGAGCATCCTCTTCCTGTCGGCGCGGCCGCAGGTCGCGGCCTATCCGGCAGGAGCGGAGGACGACCTCGACGGCGACGACTGA
- a CDS encoding MDR family MFS transporter: MTSTDTGAIRARPQSGVDPKSMRVIWLLLVAAFVAILNETTMGIAIPHLNADLGLAPELGQWLTSAFMLTMAVVIPTTGFLLQRFTTRQAFLAAMTAFSLGTLICLVAPGFAVLLVGRVVQAAGTGIMMPLLMTTIMNVVPPRSRGRMMGRVGLVISLAPAIGPTLSGAVLETLSWRWLFGIVLPIAVVALLMGAKWMTNLGETKSAPIDVPSIVLSALAFGGIVYGLSQFGGGHGGDSAGSSISPIATGAIVLGGGLVMLAVFVWRQIVLQRVDDALLDLRVFRSGNFTVSVVIMSLVALTMFGTLTLLPLYLQNVVELDALQSGLILLPGSVLMGLLGPVTGRIYDARGPRTLLVPGTIIVAAAIFTYSTVTEHTPWWLLMAVQTAMSIGMAMSFTPLFSASLGSLERSLYSHGSAVLNTLQQVAGAAGVAILIATYSSFLHDGEQAGVASAVAGASGARTAFLIAAIISLVSVVLAFFVRKPEETDDMPAVHGH; this comes from the coding sequence ATGACGTCCACCGATACTGGCGCCATCCGCGCCCGCCCCCAGTCCGGCGTCGATCCGAAGAGCATGCGCGTCATCTGGCTGCTTCTCGTCGCCGCCTTCGTCGCCATCCTCAACGAGACGACGATGGGCATCGCCATCCCCCATCTGAACGCTGACCTGGGTCTCGCTCCCGAGCTCGGTCAGTGGCTGACGAGCGCCTTCATGCTCACGATGGCCGTCGTGATCCCGACCACCGGCTTCCTGCTGCAGCGCTTCACCACGCGCCAGGCGTTCCTCGCCGCCATGACCGCCTTCTCGCTGGGCACCCTCATCTGCCTCGTCGCGCCCGGCTTCGCCGTGCTGCTCGTCGGCCGGGTCGTGCAGGCCGCGGGCACCGGCATCATGATGCCGCTGCTGATGACCACCATCATGAACGTCGTGCCGCCGCGCTCGCGGGGTCGGATGATGGGCCGCGTCGGCCTCGTCATCTCCCTCGCCCCCGCCATCGGCCCGACCCTGTCGGGCGCCGTGCTCGAGACGCTCAGCTGGCGCTGGCTCTTCGGCATCGTGCTGCCGATCGCGGTCGTGGCGCTCCTCATGGGCGCGAAGTGGATGACGAACCTCGGCGAGACCAAGAGCGCACCCATCGACGTGCCGTCGATCGTGCTCTCGGCGCTCGCCTTCGGCGGCATCGTGTACGGCCTCAGCCAGTTCGGCGGCGGGCACGGCGGCGACTCCGCGGGATCGAGCATCTCGCCCATCGCGACGGGCGCCATCGTCCTCGGCGGCGGCCTCGTCATGCTGGCCGTGTTCGTATGGCGCCAGATCGTGCTGCAGCGCGTGGACGACGCCCTGCTCGATCTGCGCGTGTTCCGCTCCGGCAACTTCACCGTGTCGGTCGTCATCATGTCGCTGGTCGCGCTGACGATGTTCGGCACGCTCACGCTGCTGCCGCTCTACCTGCAGAACGTCGTCGAGCTCGACGCCCTGCAGTCCGGCCTCATCCTGCTTCCCGGCTCCGTGCTGATGGGCCTCCTCGGCCCGGTCACCGGCCGCATCTACGACGCGCGCGGCCCCCGCACGCTCCTCGTGCCGGGCACGATCATCGTCGCGGCGGCGATCTTCACCTACTCGACGGTCACCGAGCACACCCCGTGGTGGCTGCTGATGGCCGTGCAGACGGCGATGTCGATCGGCATGGCGATGTCGTTCACCCCGCTGTTCTCGGCGTCGCTCGGGTCGCTCGAGCGCTCGCTGTACTCGCACGGCTCTGCCGTGCTGAACACCCTGCAGCAGGTCGCGGGAGCAGCGGGCGTCGCCATCCTCATCGCGACGTACTCGAGCTTCCTTCACGACGGCGAGCAGGCCGGCGTCGCGTCGGCGGTCGCGGGCGCGTCCGGCGCGCGCACGGCGTTCCTCATCGCGGCGATCATCTCGCTCGTGTCGGTCGTGCTGGCGTTCTTCGTGCGGAAGCCCGAGGAGACCGACGACATGCCCGCCGTGCACGGGCACTGA
- a CDS encoding ABC transporter ATP-binding protein translates to MSMGRGMGGGRGGSRPIDEEAQRRLNAEAPRVPGLGRRVVALFRPYRARIGVTAALVVVGAALGVIPPLVIQRVFDDALFPTDGSPVDIPLLVRLVALMIALYLGSAIVGVAQTWFTSNVGNRVTGDLRVRMFEHLQAMELGFFTRTKTGIIQSRLQNDVGGVSSVLTNTVTSILGNTVTVIASLVAMILIDWRLTLIAVVIMPVLVFVQRRVGQVRARIAGETQQSLSELTAITQETLSVSGIMLSKSFNRQRTESARYAEENANQIRLQIRQAMTGQGFFAVVHVLMASVPAIIYLVAGFLLAGDTGLLTAGTIVAFTNVQARLLQPLTSLMRVALDVQTSSALFARIFEYLDLKPAIADAPGAIDVAAAPGPIGRVEFRDVSFRYPDAAVDTRPTLQGVSFTVEPGSHVAFVGPSGAGKTTVLYLTPRFYEASDGQVLFAGEDVRHLRQESIVDHVGIVSQETYLFHATVRENLRYARPDATDQQIEDACRQANIHHIIAGFEDGYDTVVGERGYRLSGGEKQRIAIARVLLKDPPVLLLDEATSALDTVSERIVQEALESAARGRTTISIAHRLSTVIDADVIHVVDAGRIVESGTHGQLVAAGGLYAELAAEQLAATRVLEE, encoded by the coding sequence ATGAGTATGGGGCGAGGGATGGGCGGCGGCCGCGGCGGCAGCCGACCGATCGACGAGGAGGCGCAGCGGCGGCTGAACGCCGAGGCGCCGCGCGTGCCTGGGCTCGGGCGCCGTGTGGTCGCGCTGTTCCGGCCGTACCGCGCGCGCATCGGCGTCACCGCCGCGCTCGTCGTCGTCGGCGCGGCGCTCGGCGTCATCCCTCCGCTCGTCATCCAGCGGGTGTTCGACGACGCGCTGTTCCCCACCGACGGCTCGCCGGTGGACATCCCGCTGCTCGTGCGCCTGGTCGCGCTCATGATCGCGCTGTATCTCGGCAGCGCGATCGTCGGCGTCGCTCAGACCTGGTTCACGTCGAACGTGGGCAACCGCGTCACCGGCGACCTGCGCGTGCGGATGTTCGAGCATCTGCAGGCGATGGAGCTCGGGTTCTTCACGCGCACGAAGACCGGCATCATCCAGTCGCGGCTGCAGAACGACGTCGGCGGCGTCTCATCGGTGCTGACGAACACGGTGACGAGCATCCTCGGCAACACCGTGACCGTCATCGCCTCGCTCGTGGCCATGATCCTCATCGACTGGCGTCTCACCCTCATCGCCGTCGTCATCATGCCCGTGCTCGTCTTCGTGCAGCGGCGCGTGGGGCAGGTGCGCGCGCGGATCGCGGGGGAGACGCAGCAGTCGCTGTCGGAGCTGACCGCGATCACGCAGGAGACGCTGAGCGTCTCGGGCATCATGCTCTCGAAGTCGTTCAACCGCCAGCGCACGGAGTCCGCGCGCTACGCGGAGGAGAACGCCAACCAGATCCGGCTGCAGATCCGCCAGGCGATGACGGGGCAGGGGTTCTTCGCCGTCGTGCACGTGCTCATGGCGTCGGTGCCCGCGATCATCTACCTCGTCGCTGGCTTCCTCCTCGCCGGCGACACCGGGCTGCTCACCGCGGGCACGATCGTCGCGTTCACGAACGTGCAGGCCCGGCTGCTGCAGCCGCTGACGAGCCTCATGCGGGTGGCGCTCGACGTGCAGACGTCATCGGCCCTGTTCGCGCGCATCTTCGAGTACCTCGACCTGAAGCCCGCCATCGCCGACGCCCCCGGTGCGATCGACGTCGCCGCAGCCCCCGGCCCGATCGGGCGCGTGGAGTTCCGCGACGTCTCGTTCCGCTACCCCGACGCCGCGGTCGACACCCGCCCCACCCTGCAGGGCGTCTCTTTCACGGTCGAGCCGGGATCGCACGTGGCGTTCGTCGGGCCGTCCGGAGCGGGCAAGACGACCGTGCTCTACCTCACGCCGCGCTTCTATGAGGCGTCGGATGGCCAGGTGCTGTTCGCGGGGGAGGATGTGCGCCACCTCAGGCAGGAGTCGATCGTCGACCACGTCGGGATCGTGTCGCAGGAGACGTACCTCTTCCACGCGACGGTGCGGGAGAACCTCCGCTACGCGCGTCCGGACGCCACCGACCAGCAGATCGAGGACGCCTGCCGCCAGGCGAACATCCACCACATCATCGCGGGTTTCGAGGACGGCTACGACACGGTGGTCGGCGAACGCGGCTACCGCCTGTCGGGCGGCGAGAAGCAGCGCATCGCCATCGCGCGCGTGCTGCTGAAGGACCCGCCGGTGCTGCTCCTCGACGAGGCGACGAGCGCGCTCGACACGGTCTCCGAGCGCATCGTGCAGGAGGCCCTCGAGAGCGCGGCCCGCGGTCGCACGACCATCTCGATCGCGCACCGGCTGTCCACCGTCATCGACGCCGACGTGATCCATGTCGTGGACGCCGGCCGGATCGTGGAGTCGGGCACCCATGGGCAGCTCGTCGCAGCCGGCGGCCTCTACGCGGAGCTCGCCGCCGAGCAGCTGGCGGCCACGCGCGTGCTGGAGGAGTGA
- a CDS encoding glycosyltransferase family 2 protein has translation MSALVTVIVPGFDVEEYAAEALDSLRAQTLPHWRAILVDDGSADGTGRVFDDAARRDDRFRVVRHGRRRGLGAARNTALDLVDTRYVGFLDGDDVMTPAALATLVGSLEASGSDLVVGAYVRLRPEGAQYLPGPVQPWVSASTDPRRMGVDLDAHPEVTANVVAWSKVSRTEFWREHGLRFPEAALYEDQAIAQRMYTAARAFDVVPDVVVQWRVRADGSSITQREADPRVLRACLAAMRDGLDVLAAHGAARRARAAQILRMDVPRLAALPLADDDRALLAAFAAHVAAL, from the coding sequence GTGAGCGCCCTCGTCACCGTCATCGTCCCCGGCTTCGACGTCGAGGAGTACGCCGCCGAGGCGCTGGACTCCCTCCGCGCGCAGACCCTCCCGCACTGGCGGGCCATCCTCGTCGACGACGGGTCGGCGGATGGCACGGGCAGGGTCTTCGACGACGCCGCCCGTCGCGACGACCGCTTCCGCGTCGTGCGGCACGGTCGCCGGCGGGGGCTCGGCGCCGCGCGCAACACCGCGCTCGATCTCGTCGACACCCGCTACGTGGGCTTCCTCGACGGCGACGATGTGATGACGCCCGCCGCCCTCGCGACCCTCGTCGGCTCGCTGGAGGCATCCGGCAGCGACCTCGTCGTCGGCGCATACGTGCGCCTGCGGCCGGAGGGCGCGCAGTACCTCCCCGGTCCCGTGCAGCCGTGGGTGTCGGCGTCGACGGATCCGCGTCGGATGGGTGTCGACCTCGACGCGCATCCGGAGGTGACCGCGAACGTGGTCGCGTGGTCGAAGGTGTCGCGCACGGAGTTCTGGCGCGAGCACGGGCTGCGCTTCCCCGAGGCGGCGCTCTACGAGGACCAGGCCATCGCGCAGCGGATGTACACGGCGGCGCGCGCGTTCGACGTGGTGCCCGACGTCGTCGTGCAGTGGCGCGTGCGCGCCGACGGCTCCTCGATCACGCAGCGCGAGGCGGACCCGCGGGTGCTCCGCGCGTGCCTCGCGGCCATGCGCGACGGTCTCGACGTGCTCGCCGCGCACGGCGCCGCTCGTCGCGCCCGCGCCGCCCAGATCCTGCGGATGGACGTGCCGCGGCTGGCCGCGCTCCCGCTGGCCGACGACGACCGCGCGCTGCTCGCGGCCTTCGCCGCGCACGTCGCGGCGCTCTGA
- a CDS encoding NUDIX hydrolase → MSASPIRVAVSTVIFSLRSRPEADTLMIPLVRRTRDPFADAWALPGGWLDEREGLDDAASRTLAETTALSPSYLEQLYAFGDVDRSPTRVVSVVYWALLRSDLVDAQRASEDAPENVEWFDVDDLPALAFDHNRIVEYALWRLRNKVGYSRIAHGLLPDEFTLTELREVYEAVLGRRLDPSNFRRLLEGSEALLPTESFRTGKHRPARLYRYNSDVALADRGPLERR, encoded by the coding sequence GTGAGCGCTTCCCCGATCCGCGTCGCCGTGTCGACGGTGATCTTCTCGCTGCGATCGCGACCCGAGGCCGACACGCTGATGATCCCGCTGGTGCGTCGCACCCGCGATCCGTTCGCCGACGCGTGGGCCCTCCCCGGCGGATGGCTGGACGAGCGCGAGGGCCTCGACGATGCGGCATCGCGCACCCTCGCGGAGACCACCGCGCTCAGCCCGAGCTACCTCGAGCAGCTGTACGCGTTCGGCGACGTCGACCGCTCCCCCACGCGCGTGGTGTCCGTCGTCTACTGGGCGCTGCTGCGCTCCGACCTCGTCGACGCGCAGCGGGCGTCCGAGGACGCGCCGGAGAACGTCGAGTGGTTCGACGTCGACGACCTTCCCGCGCTCGCGTTCGACCACAACCGCATCGTGGAGTACGCGCTCTGGCGCCTCCGCAACAAGGTCGGCTACAGCCGGATCGCGCACGGGCTCCTGCCCGACGAGTTCACGCTCACCGAGCTGCGCGAGGTGTACGAGGCGGTGCTCGGCCGGCGTCTGGATCCGTCGAACTTCCGCCGCCTGCTGGAGGGCTCCGAGGCGCTGCTGCCGACCGAGTCGTTCCGCACGGGCAAGCACCGCCCCGCACGCCTGTATCGGTACAACTCCGACGTCGCGCTGGCCGACCGCGGCCCGCTCGAGCGACGGTGA
- the thiM gene encoding hydroxyethylthiazole kinase, with protein MSDAHLSVSEGPGAVLWRLRETAPLVQCITNAVVVNFTANALLAVGAAPIMADVPEEAGECAAFASALLVNLGTPTAAQRDAMIEAVTAARAARTPWVLDPVGVGALALRTDFAQGLLELGPAVIRGNASEILALAAAGAGGRGVDAAHAVDDAVAAAHDLARRTGAVVAISGPVDAVCDGARTVRVTGGSALLTRVTGGGCSLGAVVAACLAAADGLVSGGQVSDGRGSDGQVSDGESAAFAGAVAAHALYAAASERAAARAEGPGSFAVGFLDALAAVEPADVARPERFTTAVPA; from the coding sequence ATGAGTGACGCGCACCTGTCGGTATCCGAAGGCCCCGGGGCCGTGCTGTGGAGACTGCGCGAGACCGCGCCGCTCGTGCAGTGCATCACGAACGCCGTGGTGGTGAACTTCACCGCCAACGCGCTGCTGGCCGTGGGCGCAGCGCCCATCATGGCCGATGTGCCCGAGGAGGCGGGGGAGTGCGCGGCGTTCGCGTCGGCCCTGCTCGTGAACCTCGGCACGCCGACCGCGGCGCAGCGCGACGCCATGATCGAGGCCGTGACCGCCGCGCGCGCCGCGCGCACCCCGTGGGTGCTCGACCCGGTCGGCGTCGGCGCGCTCGCCCTGCGCACGGACTTCGCGCAGGGCCTGCTCGAGCTCGGGCCCGCCGTCATCCGTGGCAACGCCTCGGAGATCCTCGCGCTCGCCGCGGCGGGCGCCGGCGGCCGCGGCGTGGATGCCGCCCATGCCGTCGACGACGCGGTCGCGGCCGCGCACGACCTCGCGCGCCGCACCGGAGCGGTCGTCGCCATCTCCGGCCCCGTCGACGCGGTGTGCGACGGCGCTCGCACGGTCCGCGTGACCGGCGGCAGCGCCCTGCTGACGAGGGTCACCGGCGGCGGCTGCTCCCTGGGGGCGGTCGTCGCGGCCTGCCTGGCCGCGGCGGATGGCCTCGTCTCGGGTGGCCAGGTCTCGGATGGCCGGGGTTCCGATGGCCAGGTTTCGGATGGCGAGAGCGCGGCCTTCGCGGGCGCGGTCGCCGCGCACGCGCTGTACGCCGCGGCGTCCGAGCGCGCCGCTGCCCGAGCGGAGGGCCCCGGCTCCTTCGCGGTGGGGTTCCTCGACGCGCTCGCCGCGGTCGAGCCGGCCGATGTCGCGCGTCCCGAGCGCTTCACGACGGCGGTGCCCGCATGA
- the thiE gene encoding thiamine phosphate synthase, which translates to MSARRPDLSVYLVADAATIGARSLVDVVAAAVDGGASTVQIRGKDLPAADLLALVEAAADQVRGRATLLVNDRVDVYLAARAAGAAVDGVHVGQSDLPVDRVRRLVGDGAIIGLSASLPAELEALRRLPAGTVDYLGVGAVRATPTKKDHPTPIGWEGFGSFARLAHEFPCVAIGGVGPGDAAAARRAGAAGIAVVRAICSAELPAAAAAALRSEWADAEAAA; encoded by the coding sequence ATGAGCGCGCGTCGCCCCGACCTCTCGGTCTATCTCGTCGCCGACGCCGCGACGATCGGCGCCCGCTCTCTCGTCGACGTCGTCGCCGCCGCCGTCGACGGCGGCGCGTCCACGGTGCAGATCCGCGGCAAGGACCTCCCCGCGGCGGACCTCCTCGCCCTCGTCGAGGCCGCGGCCGATCAGGTCCGCGGCCGAGCGACGCTGCTCGTCAACGACCGCGTCGACGTCTACCTCGCCGCGCGCGCGGCGGGCGCGGCCGTCGACGGCGTGCACGTCGGCCAGAGCGACCTGCCGGTCGATCGCGTGCGACGCCTCGTCGGCGACGGCGCGATCATCGGACTGAGCGCGAGCCTCCCGGCCGAGCTCGAGGCGCTCCGCCGGCTGCCGGCCGGCACCGTCGACTACCTGGGCGTGGGCGCCGTGCGCGCCACGCCCACGAAGAAGGACCATCCCACCCCCATCGGATGGGAGGGGTTCGGCTCCTTCGCCCGACTCGCGCACGAGTTCCCCTGCGTGGCGATCGGCGGCGTGGGCCCGGGCGACGCGGCGGCCGCGCGACGAGCGGGCGCCGCGGGCATCGCGGTCGTCCGCGCCATCTGCTCGGCGGAGCTCCCCGCGGCGGCGGCGGCCGCCCTGCGCTCCGAGTGGGCGGATGCGGAGGCGGCGGCATGA